The Prionailurus bengalensis isolate Pbe53 chromosome A3, Fcat_Pben_1.1_paternal_pri, whole genome shotgun sequence genome includes a window with the following:
- the TPD52L2 gene encoding tumor protein D54 isoform X10, whose product MDSAGQDINLNSPNKGLLSDSMTDVPVDTAVAAQTPAVEGLTEAEEEELRAELAKVEEEIVTLRQVLAAKERHCGELKRKLGLSALEGLKQNLSRSWRDVQVSTAYKKTQETFSQAGQKTSAALSTVGSAISRKLGDMR is encoded by the exons ATATCAACCTGAATTCTCCTAACAAAGGTCTGCTGTCCGACTCCATGACAGATGTCCCTGTCGACACCGCGGTGGCCGCCCAGACTCCTGCTGTTGAGGGTCTGAcggaggctgaggaggaggagcTTAGGGCTGAGCTCGCAAAG GTGGAAGAGGAAATTGTCACTCTGCGCCAGGTCCTGGCAGCCAAGGAGAGGCACTGTGGAGAGCTGAAAAGGAAGCTGGGCCTCTCCGCCTTGGAGGGCCTGAAACAGAACCTGTCCAGGAGCTGGCGTGATGTGCAGGTCTCTACCGC CTACAAGAAGACTCAGGAAACTTTCTCTCAGGCGGGACAGAAGACGTCCGCTGCCCTGTCCACTGTGGGCTCTGCCATCAGCAGAAAGCTCGGAGATATGAGGTGA